The genome window GCGATCGGGTCATCATCGAGGTGAATACCGGCCAGCCCTCTTTCGAGGGGATGCACGACATCGTCGTCTGCAACCACCCGCCCAAGCGCCAGATTCTGGGCATCACCCATGCCGGCGAGCGGATCGGCACCACCTACGTGCCGTGCGACCCGAGCAAGATCATTGCCGTGGTCGAGTCCAAGTACCGTGACAAAGGGCGTGCCTTCTCCGAGCAGGATGACACTTCCGAGGCCATTGCCAACAACATCATCGACTTCTTCAGCCACGAAGTGAAGATGGGGCGTCTGCCCAAGAACCTCCTCCCGCTCCAGTCGGGCGTCGGCTCCATTGCCAACGCCGTCATCGGCGGGCTGGCAAAGGGCCCGTTCGCCAACCTGACCGTCTACACCGAGGTTCTCCAGGACACCATGCTCGACCTCTTCGACTCGGGCAAGCTGGACGCCGCTTCGTCCTGCTCCCTGTCCCTGTCCGAGGCCCCCGGCTTCCCCCGCTTCTTCGATAACTGGGAGAAGTACTTCGACAAGATCACCCTCCGGCCGCTCTCCATCTCCAACGCGCCGGAGCCGATCCGTCGCCTCGGGTGCATCGCCATGAACACCCCGGTCGAGATCGATATCTACGCCCACGCCAACTCCACGCTGGTCGGCGGCACCCGGATGATCAACGGCCTCGGCGGTTCCGGCGATTTCCTCCGCAACGGCTTCCTGAAGATCATGCACACCCCGTCGAGCCGTCCGTCCAAGACCGACCCGACCGGCATTTCCTGCGTGGTGCCGCATTGCTCCCACATCGACCACACCGAGCACGATCTGGACTGCGTGGTCACCGAGCAGGGTCTGGCCGATCTCCGTGGTCTGGCGCCGAAGGATCGCGCCAAGCGGATCATCGAGAAGTGCGCCCACCCGGACTACAAGCCGATTCTCAGCGAGTACCTGGAAATTGCCAGCGCCGATTGCCTCAAGCGCAAGGTGGGCCACGAGCCGCAACTGTGGGACCGCGCCTTCAAGATGCACCTCAATCTGGAGCGCAACGGCACCATGAAGATCAAGAACTGGGACGTGAAGATCGACCTCTGCGAGTAAGATCGTCAACCTGTACCAGGCATGAAAAAGCCCCGCCGAACTTCGGCGGGGCTTTTTTGTAGTTTTTTCGTAGCTGTCGCAAGCGGGGATGCGGGAATGGCATCCCCTGGCGAATCATGATGATCGACGGGGTTGTCCTGCTCCGTGCCGCCCCGTTGAGCTCCGATATTCCACAACCGGATCCTGTGTCCGTCTGCTCCCCCAGGATGTGCGATCCGACGATTTGCCGGTCCTGCCGGGCGCCGCGCCGGCGGAGCGGTTCGGGGAGCCCTTCCGGGCTGAACCGGTGCCCATTCCCGGCTTGCGGCCGGAACCCGCTGTTACGCGACGGAGCGGGCGCGATGGCTCCAACCCCGGGATGTGATGCTCCGGGAGCGTCTGGCCAATGTAGCGCTCTATGCGGGCCAGGTAGCTCACCTCGTTGAACGAGGCAAAGGAGATGGCGATTCCCGAGGCGCCCGCCCGGCCGGTGCGGCCGATGCGATGGACATAATCCTCGGCGAATTTCGGCAGATCGAAGTTGATGACATGGCTGATGCCGGTAACGTCCAGCCCCCGGGCCGCCACGTCGGTGGCCACGAGAAGCCTGATCCGTCCCTGCTTCATGGCGGTAATGGTCCGGTTGCGGGCATGTTGGGGCATATCGCCGTGAAGGGCTGCGGCCGAATGGCCCTGGGCCTGTAGTTCCAGGGCCAGATTTTCGGCGTCCCGCTTGGTTGCCGAAAAGATGATGGCCCTGTGCAGGTTTCCGTCGGTGACCAGGTGCCGCAGCAGCCGGTTTTTGTGATGCAGGTCGTCGGCCACGTGAAGGCGCTGCTCGATGTGCTCATGGGTCGTCTTGGTGCCGGCGATGTCGATCCGCTCCGGTTCACGCAGGAGCCGGCCGGCCAGTCTGGCCATGGCGCTGTCCATGGTTGCCGTGAACAGCAAGGTCTGGCGGCTGGCTGGTGATGCGGCGGCGATACGGTCCACGTCGTCGCTGAAGCCCATGTCGAGCATCCGGTCCGCTTCGTCGAGCACCAGCAGTTCGAGGCGGGAGAGGTCGAGGCTCCTCCGGTCGAGCAGGTCTACCAGCCGTCCCGGCGTGGCCACGATGAAATCAACCGGTGAAGAGAGAAGCCGGAGCTGCGTGCGGTAGGGCATGCCGCCGAGGATGGCGCCGCTCCGCACCCGCATGAACGCCCCGTACGTCCGCACCGCGTCGGTGACCTGTTGGGCCAGTTCACGGGTAGGGGTGAGCACGAGCACGCGAGGACCGCGCCCGGGTCCCTGGGGCGGAGAGCTCAGCCGCTGCAGGGCCGGCAGGACGAATGCAGCGGTCTTGCCGGTACCGGTCTGGGCGGTGGCGAGCAGGTCCGCGTTCTCCAGTGCCCGGGGGATGGCGGCAGCCTGGACCGGTGTCGGCTCTGTGTAACCGCAGGCGGCTACGGCTTTGAGAATGTGCGGGGCAAGTTTCAGTTCAGCAAAGGTCATGCAAGGATCCTTGTGGGTTCCGCCGGCCAGGGGCAAGCCGTTAACGGGCCGCACGGGTGCAACGCACCACGCCGCGCGAGCCGTCAGGGCCGCCGTAGCTGCCGTCGAAACGGGAAAAAGGTTGTGTGCGCGCCGCAGGGCAACCCGATGCCCTGAAACAGGGTCGGCAACAACACAGAACTGACTGGCATGAAACATCGTCGCCAACCATGTGTGCTGCCGCGCCGAAGAGCGTGCTGAAAGCAGAGGGGGTTAGTGATCGATGAAGCAAAGGGCGGGGGTGCTTCGAGGTATGCCGGAGGGCAGAATCCGCCTGAGCGTTGTTCAGTCAGCGGCAACTGTACGGGATACTGGCGGAAATGACAAGGATTTTTTGCAGACTTGCCCTGAACCCTTTACGATGGCGGCTTGGCGTGCCTCGGTGAGGCTCACGAACGTGCCTTGGGATGGGCCTTTCCCACGTGGTATATTTCTGGGTGGTGGAGAGCGAGGCATGTCCCAGCAATTCCTGAATGGCACGCAGATCGGCTCCTCCCTCCAGGAGGTGGGTGGCAAAGGTGTGGCGCAGGGTGTGGGGAGAGATCTTCCTCATGGCGGCGACTTTCAGGATATGCTTGTCTATCACCCGCCGGACGCTGCGGGCGGTAAGCCGGCCTCCCCGGGCATTGGTGAAAAGGGGTGCATCCAGGGCGGGGTGATTCCGGGCGGCCAGATATGCACTCAGGGCCAGCCGGGCATGGCTCCCGATCGGCACCACCCGTTCCTTGCCCCCCTTGCCGAGGACCCGGGCCGTGCCATCCGCCAGATCGATTCCCCCCACGTTGAGGCCGGTCAACTCTGAAACCCTGACGCCGCAGGAATAGAGGGTTTCCAGAATGGCCCGGTCGCGCAGGCTCAGGACGTCAGGTTCCCGGGGAGCCTCCACCAGGGCGGTCACTTCATCGATGTTCAGGTGGAACGGGATTTTTTTCTCGCACTTGGGGGTGCTGACCAGTTCTGCCGGGTTGCGGGGCAGGGCGCCGGTGCGGACGAGGTAGGCGAAAAACGCGCGCACTGCGGCCAGCTTGCGGCCGATGGAGCTCCTGGCGTGAGATCGGTGGAGCTGGGCGAGCCAACGCCGGACCAGCAGGTGGGTTATGGCCTCCGGCCCGGCCCCGGCGTCCAGCTCGCCCCGGACGAAGTCCCTGAACTGGGCGAGGTCGGACTCGTAGGCGGCACGGGTATGGGGCGAAACAGAGCGTTCGCTCTCCAGATAGCGGATAAAGGTGGCAATTTCCTTGTCCACGGTTGTCTCCTGGGGTGGCGTGCGGCCGGATCATCATATCAGATTCCGAGAACCATGCGAAGGCCGGTTGTGTATCGCCCTGAATCGGGGTATGCTTCCTCAGTTGTTCTGCCCGCTTGACCTGTGTCAAGGCGGGTGCGGCTGAAGGGCGATATTCTCGTGTAACTTATTTCAGGGAGGTACGAGCGGCGTGAAACGAGTGGTCATCATCGGGATGGGGTTTGGCGGCATCAGGGCGGCACGGACCCTGGCGCAAAAGGGGCTGGACGTGGTTCTCGTGGACCGGAACAACTACCACCTCTTTCAGCCGCTCCTCTACCAGGTGGCAACCGCCGGCCTCGAACAGGAGTCCATTGCCTACCCGGTGCGTGCCATGGCACGCGGCTGGACCGGTACGCGGTTTCAACTGGCCGAGGTGACTGGCGTCGACTTCGAGTCCCGCCTGGTCGCTACGGACAACGGCACCATACCCTACGACTATCTCGTGATCGGCACAGGAAGCGTCACTAACTATTTCGGGCTTAAATCGGTGGAGCAGTATGCCTTTGATCTGAAGGAGCTGGTGGATGCCGAGCGGCTGCGCAACCATATCCTCACGGCTTTCGAGCGGGCCGTGATTGAACCCGATCCGGCCAAGCGCCGGGCGCTCATGACATTCGTGATCGTGGGCGGCGGCCCCACCGGCGTCGAGTTTGCCGGCGCCCTCATCGAGTTGGTCCGGTACGTGCTGACCAAGGATTACCCGGAACTGAGCGTTCAGGCTGCCCGGGTCGTGCTCGTGGAGGCCTTTGACCGGCTTCTGGCAGCCATGCCGGCCGAGCTGCAGGGCTATACCCTGCAAAAGCTCCGGGGCATGGGGGTCGAGGTGCTGCTCAACGCCCGCGTGGTAGACGCGGGGCCTGAACGGGTAACCCTGCATGACGGTGCCGTCATCCCGGCCCATACCCTGTTCTGGTCCGCAGGGGTCAAGGCAGCCCCCCTGGCGGCGACCCTCGGCGTTGAACAGAAACCGGGCGGACGGATCGCGGTGGAGCCCGATCTGACGTTGCCCGGCCATCCCGATGTCTATGTGGTCGGGGATATGGCCTGGCTGGAGCAGGATGGCGCTCCCCTGCCCATGGTGGCTCCGGTGGCCATGCAGATGGGGATCCATGCCGGAAAGTCGATTCTGGCCCGTGAACAGGGGGCGCCTGCTCCTCCCTTCAGGTATCACGACAAGGGAAGCATGGCCACCATCGGCCGGAGCGCCGCCGTGGCCAGCGCTTTCGGCATGAATCTCCGCGGGTATGCGGCCTGGATAGCCTGGCTCCTGCTGCACCTCTACTATCTCATCGGCTTTCGCAACCGTATTGTGGTCATGCTCAACTGGATCTGGTACTACTGGTTCCATGAGCGCCAGGTGCGCCTCATCACGGAGCGTGAAACGCCGGGCAACGGATGCACACGGTAGCCGTCGAACGGGCCGTACGCTACGATCCCTCAGAGGTTGCCGAAGCCATGGGTCGGGCCCTCGCTCCCCTGGGAGGGATGGGGGCCTTTGTCCGACCCGGTGAGCGGGTTCTGATCAAACCGAACATGCTGGCTGCCAAGACACCCGAGCGGGCGGTAACTACCCACCCGGAGGCGTTGCGGGCCGTGATCTGGCTCGTCCGGGAGGCCGGCGGGATTCCGCTGGTGGGCGACTCTCCCGGTATCGGCGGCTTTCGGGCCGTGGCGGAGAAGAGCGGCATGGCCGCCGTGGCCCGGGAGGCCGGTGCCGAACTGGTCCCGTTTGACGATGCGGCTGCCGTTTCGGGCAGCGGGCTCTTCAGGCGCATGGATGTGGCGCGACCCTACCTGGAAGCCGACCGGCTCATCAACCTTCCCAAGCTCAAGACCCACGAAATGATGACCATGACCTGCGCCGTGAAGAATCTGTTCGGCGCCGTGGTCGGAACCGCCAAGGCGGGCTGGCACCTCAAAGCCGGCGCCGACCGGGAGCTGTTCGCCCGGCTTCTCCTGGAAATCTACCTTCTGAGACCGCCGGATCTGACCATAGTCGACGCCGTTGTGGCCATGGAGGGTGATGGTCCGGGCAGCGGCGACCCCAGGCCGATGGGGCTCATCCTGGCCGGAGCCAATGCCGTGGCGGTGGATGTGGTGGCCGCGGAACTGGCGGGCATCCCGAAGCAGCTCCTCTGGGTCGAGCGGGCCGCCGAACGGCTCGGTATCGATGGCTGGGACCGGTCCCGCATCACGACGGTCGGACTCTCGCCCGACGATGCCCGGGTGCCGGATTTTCGCCTGCCGCACCTGTCGGACGTCCAGTTCGGCCTCCCCGGTTTCCTCAAGAACCGGCTTCGCCATCATCTCACAGCGCGGCCGGTGCCGAACCCCGAAGGGTGCCGCCTGTGCGGGGCGTGCCTTGACGCCTGCCCTCCACGGGCCATCTCCGTGCGCGACGGCCGGCTCCATTTCGACTACCACGCCTGTATCCGGTGCTTCTGCTGCCGCGAACTCTGCCCCGACGGCTCCCTCGGGGTACGGGACGGAGTGCTGCTGAAACTGTTCAAGAAATTCAAGGAGTAAACTTTAATGGCTCCGCTCCTTGACGTTGCGGGGGGGCAGGATTATCATAACTATAACCTCGCGCACTGAGGAAATTTCTCTGAAAGGAGACCCCAGGCCATGTGGACCACGATCTATATGCTTCGTCCGGTTACCCGCTGCAAGGAGGGTTGCCGACGCCGGCCCGCCGCCTGATGGCGGCGGGCGTTACCATGAGCCCCCTGTCGTTTGCGGCAGGGGGCTTTTTCATGTCAACGGCTGGTGCGTTCTGCCGTTTTTGATATATAATCCCCGTGCCATCTTTCCCCCATGAGGTGAGAATGAAAAAAGCAGCCATCATCGCGGCGGTTGTCATCGCAGCCGTAGCGGGAATCTATTTCGCCTTCGGCAAACGTGAACCCGAACGGACCTACAAGACTGTTAAAGTGGAACGGGGCGATGTCGTTGCCACCGTCTCAGCCACGGGCAACCTGAGCGCAGTCACCACTGTTCAGGTCGGGACCCAGGTCTCCGGCACCATCTATCGCCTGCTCGTGGACTACAATACCCCCGTGAAAAAGGGACAGGTCATCGCCGAGATCGATCCGGCACTGTTTCGGGCCGACGTGGAGCAGGCAAGGGGCAACCTTCTGAGCGCTCAGGCGAATCTCTTGAAGGCCAGGGCCACTGCCGCCGATGCCAAGCGGACCATGGAGCGCAACCGGCAACTGGTCAAGGAGGGAGTCGTATCCCAGAGCGACTTCGACACCGCTGAAACCGGCGCCCAGGAGGCCGCCGCCGCCGTCAAGGCCGCTGAAGCCTCGGTCGTCCAAACCCGGGGCGCCCTGTCCCGGGCGGAAACCAACCTGAAGAACGCCACCATCCGGTCGCCGGTGGATGGTGTCGTCATATCCCGGGCCGTGGACGTGGGACAGACCGTGGCCGCCTCCTTCCAGACCCCGACCCTGTTCACCATCGCCCAGGATCTTACCCGGATGCAGATCGAGACCAGCGTGGACGAGGCCGATATCAGTCGCGTGCGGGTGGGGCAGCAGGTTACCTTCACCGTGGATGCCTATCCGGACGAGAAATTCAATGCCCGGGTGGCCCAGATCCGCAATGCCCCGGTCATCACCCAGAATGTGGTCACCTACGTGGTGGTCATCACCGTGGACAATCCCGAATTGAAGCTCAAGCCGGGCATGACTGCCAACGTGGCCGTTGAGGTGGGCAAAAAGGAAAAAGTGCTCAAAGTCCCCATGGCGGCACTGCGGTTCAAGCCCCGCGCGGACGGTGACGAGGGTGAACGCCGCGCCCCGTCCGGTCCGGCAAAGGCGAAGCGGGAGGCGGGACAGCAGGTCTTCATCCTGTCGCCGGAGAAGAAGCCGGTGCCGGTGAAGGTGCAGACCGGCCTCGGCAACGACAGCCATGTGGAGATCGTTTCCGGAGCCCTGAAGGAGGGCGACGAGGTGATCGTTCAGGAGACCACGCCCAGGGATAAACAGAAGAGCGGAGGCAGCGGCAGATCTCCCATGGGGATGCGGTTCTAGATGGGCGCGGTCGTCAGGCTCGATAACGTCGCCAAGGTCTACACCATGGGGGACCAGCGGGTGGAGGCCTGCGGGGCATATCCTTCTCGGTGGAGCAGGGGGAGTTCATCGCCATCATGGGGTCGTCCGGCAGCGGCAAGTCCACCTGCATGAACATGCTCGGCTGCCTGGACGTACCGACCTCCGGCACCTATCTGCTGGAGGGAGTGAACGTCGGCGAGCTTTCGCAGAATGAGCTGGCCGCCATCCGCAACCGCAAGCTCGGCTTCGTCTTCCAGGGGTTCAACCTCCTCCCTCGCACCACGGCACGGGAAAACGTCGAGCTTCCCCTGGTCTACGCAGGGGTCCACGCCGCGCAACGGCGCGAGCGTGCGCTGGCGGCCCTGGCCATGGTGGGGCTTGCCGAACGGGCGGGTCACTACAGCAATCAGCTTTCCGGCGGTCAGCAGCAGCGGGTTGCCATTGCCCGGGCACTGGTGAACGCCCCGGCCCTGCTCCTGGCAGACGAGCCCACCGGTAACCTGGACAGCGCCACCAGTGAAGAGATCATGCGGATTTTCGCGGAACTCCACGGCAAAGGAATCACCATCCTCATGGTCACCCACGAGCCCGACATCGCTGCGTGGGCGTCCCGCTCCATAACCTTCCGCGATGGCCGGATCATTGCCGATACCACCGTGTCCGCGCCGGGGGGGGGGCAGTCATGAACCTCCTCATGAGCCTCCGGATCTCGTTGCGGGCCCTGCTCGCCAACAAGATGCGCTCATTTCTCACCATGCTCGGCATCATCATCGGCATCGCGGCCGTCATCATCATCGTGGCCATCGGCAGCGGCGCCCAGAAGGTGGTGTCCGACGTCATCGCCAGCATCGGCAGCAACATCATTCTGGTAATCCCCGGCTCCACCACCAGCGGCGGGCTCCGTGTCGGCGCCGGTTCCGTGCCCTCCCTGACCCAGGACGATGCCCGCGCCATCAACACCGAACTCCCCTCGGTGCTGCGCGCTGCCCCAACGGTGCGGGGAACCGCTCAGGTGGTGGCCGGCAACATGAACTGGTCGACCATGATCATGGGGGTCACCCCGGAGTTCCTGCAGGTGCGTGAGTGGCAGGTGGTGTCGGGACGGGAGCTTTCCCCTTCAGACATCGAGGGGGCCTCGAAGAACTGTATCCTGGGGCAGACCGTGGCCGAGAATCTCTTCGGCTCCGAAGATCCCATCGGCAAAACCGTCCGGATCAAGCGGGTCCCCTTCATCGTGGTGGGGTTGCTGGACCGCAAGGGGCAGTCCCCCCAGGGAAGCGACCAGGACGACATCATCCTGCTGCCTCTGAGTACGGCCCAGCGCAAGATCCTCGGTTCCCAGTTTCCCAACACCGTGGGGGCAATCATGGTGCAGGCCAAGAGCCGGGAATTGATGGATCAGGCCGAAGAGGAACTGACAACGCTTCTCGACCAGCGCCACCGGATCGGGCCGGCAAAAGAGAGGGACTACACGGTGCGGAACCTGACCGAGATCCTGGCCGCCTCGGAGCAGTCCCAGAAGATGCTCACCATCCTCTTCGGGGCCGTGGCATCCATCTCGCTGATCGTGGGCGGCATCGGCATCATGAACATCATGCTGGTTTCAGTCACGGAGCGGACGCGGGAGATCGGCATCCGGATGGCCATCGGCGCCCGGCAGCGTGACATTCTCCTCCAGTTCCTGGCCGAGGCGGTGCTCCTGACTCTCCTGGGGGGACTCATCGGCATGGCCATTGGCATCGGGGGGGCCACCCTGATATCGCAGTTTTTCGGCTGGCCCACCATGGTTTCATCAAAGGCGATCCTGCTCGCCTTTGCCTTCTCCGGCGGGGTCGGGATATTTTTCGGCTTCTATCCGGCCCGCAAGGCGGCGGGACTCAATCCCATCGAGGCACTGCGCTATGAATGAACCGGGGTTCGCGCGCCATGGGGAGAGGCTGTGAGGACGCTGCTGGTGTTTCTGGCCGTGACCCTGCTGAACGGGGCGTTTCTCTACCCGCTGCTTTATCTGGGGCTGGGAAGGGGGGTGTCGTGGTGGCTGGTGGCCGCCATGGCCGCTGTCGGTGTGTTCTGCATGTACCTGCTGGTGCGCTATCGCAAAGGTTTGTGACCTGCCGCTACTGGAAACCGTCGTCCGAGGGGAGCGCCAGTTCGGCCAGGGGGTCCCGGGGGCCGGCATCGGTTCCGTCACCCTGGGCGGTGCCTGCCACGTGCTCTGCCACCCACCCATCGATCCGTTCCGCCACCAGCGCTTTCAACTGCTCCTCCATCCGGTCCCGCGCTTTCTGCGCATACCCGGGGATTTGACGGACCTCGTAGTGGACATGGGGGCCGGTTGAGCGCCCGGTGTTGCCCGACAGGGCGAGAACCGTGGCCGTGTCGACTTTTTGTCCTTCTTTGACGAGAAGTGTCGCATTGTGCCCGTACAGGGAAACATAGCCGTTGCCGTGGTCCACTGCGACCAGATTGCCGTACCCCTTGTAGAGTCCCGCATGGAGGACCGTGCCCTGCTCGGTGGGATAGACCGGGGTACCTTCGGGCACGGCGATGTCGACCCCGTGATGGTAGACCTGGCGGCCGCTGCCAAAGGGGTCGAGCCTCCAGCCGATACCGGAGGTGACGGTGCCGCGGTCCACGGGCAGGCGGCGAGCCGCTGCGGCAGGCGAACTTCCCAGGCCCACGGCCAGGGAAAGCGACAGGAGTGTAGAGAGAAAGCGACGGTTCACGGCGGTTTCTACCTGGTCAGCCCGACAATGATGAGGCTGACGGACAATGCGGCGAGGCCGAGCATGAAGGCCATGATCGGGCGGTCTTCCTTGATGGCGCCGCGGGCAAGCGTATGAAGGACGTCTTTGAACAGTGACATGGCAGCACATTCCGATTGCGTGAGACTGAACATAACGCAGCAACATATATGCCATGGGTATTGGGTCGAAATCAACCCCATCGCCACTTTTAACTTGTCATTTCAAGGCAGAATTGTCATAGTAACCATACTTTGAAGACGAGCGTCACGCTCGTCTTTTGTTTTTTACCGGTCCGCTCAGCGGCCGTACCCTTCAGTCAGGAGTCGCGTTTCATGCAGGAGAGAATCAGAAACATCGCCATCATCGCCCACGTTGACCACGGCAAGACCACCCTTGTGGATGCCATGCTCAAGCATGCCGGAGTGTTCCGGGAAAACGAAGCCATCACCGAGCGGGTGATGGACTCCAATGACCTGGAAAAGGAACGGGGCATCACCATTCTGGCAAAAAACCTGTCGGTACACCACGGCCGCTACAAGATCAACATCGTCGACACCCCGGGCCACGCCGACTTCGGCGGCGAAGTGGAGCGGGTGCTCAAGATGGTCGATTCGGTGCTGCTTCTGGTCGATGCCCTGGACGGCCCCATGCCCCAGACCCGGTTCGTGCTCAAGAAGTCCCTCGACCTTGGCCTGAAACCGATCGTGGTCATCAACAAGATCGACCGCCCCGGCTCACGCCC of Geobacter anodireducens contains these proteins:
- a CDS encoding RNA helicase translates to MTFAELKLAPHILKAVAACGYTEPTPVQAAAIPRALENADLLATAQTGTGKTAAFVLPALQRLSSPPQGPGRGPRVLVLTPTRELAQQVTDAVRTYGAFMRVRSGAILGGMPYRTQLRLLSSPVDFIVATPGRLVDLLDRRSLDLSRLELLVLDEADRMLDMGFSDDVDRIAAASPASRQTLLFTATMDSAMARLAGRLLREPERIDIAGTKTTHEHIEQRLHVADDLHHKNRLLRHLVTDGNLHRAIIFSATKRDAENLALELQAQGHSAAALHGDMPQHARNRTITAMKQGRIRLLVATDVAARGLDVTGISHVINFDLPKFAEDYVHRIGRTGRAGASGIAISFASFNEVSYLARIERYIGQTLPEHHIPGLEPSRPLRRVTAGSGRKPGMGTGSARKGSPNRSAGAAPGRTGKSSDRTSWGSRRTQDPVVEYRSSTGRHGAGQPRRSS
- a CDS encoding pyridine nucleotide-disulfide oxidoreductase — protein: MKRVVIIGMGFGGIRAARTLAQKGLDVVLVDRNNYHLFQPLLYQVATAGLEQESIAYPVRAMARGWTGTRFQLAEVTGVDFESRLVATDNGTIPYDYLVIGTGSVTNYFGLKSVEQYAFDLKELVDAERLRNHILTAFERAVIEPDPAKRRALMTFVIVGGGPTGVEFAGALIELVRYVLTKDYPELSVQAARVVLVEAFDRLLAAMPAELQGYTLQKLRGMGVEVLLNARVVDAGPERVTLHDGAVIPAHTLFWSAGVKAAPLAATLGVEQKPGGRIAVEPDLTLPGHPDVYVVGDMAWLEQDGAPLPMVAPVAMQMGIHAGKSILAREQGAPAPPFRYHDKGSMATIGRSAAVASAFGMNLRGYAAWIAWLLLHLYYLIGFRNRIVVMLNWIWYYWFHERQVRLITERETPGNGCTR
- a CDS encoding (4Fe-4S)-binding protein, translated to MHTVAVERAVRYDPSEVAEAMGRALAPLGGMGAFVRPGERVLIKPNMLAAKTPERAVTTHPEALRAVIWLVREAGGIPLVGDSPGIGGFRAVAEKSGMAAVAREAGAELVPFDDAAAVSGSGLFRRMDVARPYLEADRLINLPKLKTHEMMTMTCAVKNLFGAVVGTAKAGWHLKAGADRELFARLLLEIYLLRPPDLTIVDAVVAMEGDGPGSGDPRPMGLILAGANAVAVDVVAAELAGIPKQLLWVERAAERLGIDGWDRSRITTVGLSPDDARVPDFRLPHLSDVQFGLPGFLKNRLRHHLTARPVPNPEGCRLCGACLDACPPRAISVRDGRLHFDYHACIRCFCCRELCPDGSLGVRDGVLLKLFKKFKE
- a CDS encoding efflux transporter periplasmic adaptor subunit produces the protein MKKAAIIAAVVIAAVAGIYFAFGKREPERTYKTVKVERGDVVATVSATGNLSAVTTVQVGTQVSGTIYRLLVDYNTPVKKGQVIAEIDPALFRADVEQARGNLLSAQANLLKARATAADAKRTMERNRQLVKEGVVSQSDFDTAETGAQEAAAAVKAAEASVVQTRGALSRAETNLKNATIRSPVDGVVISRAVDVGQTVAASFQTPTLFTIAQDLTRMQIETSVDEADISRVRVGQQVTFTVDAYPDEKFNARVAQIRNAPVITQNVVTYVVVITVDNPELKLKPGMTANVAVEVGKKEKVLKVPMAALRFKPRADGDEGERRAPSGPAKAKREAGQQVFILSPEKKPVPVKVQTGLGNDSHVEIVSGALKEGDEVIVQETTPRDKQKSGGSGRSPMGMRF
- a CDS encoding multidrug ABC transporter substrate-binding protein: MNLLMSLRISLRALLANKMRSFLTMLGIIIGIAAVIIIVAIGSGAQKVVSDVIASIGSNIILVIPGSTTSGGLRVGAGSVPSLTQDDARAINTELPSVLRAAPTVRGTAQVVAGNMNWSTMIMGVTPEFLQVREWQVVSGRELSPSDIEGASKNCILGQTVAENLFGSEDPIGKTVRIKRVPFIVVGLLDRKGQSPQGSDQDDIILLPLSTAQRKILGSQFPNTVGAIMVQAKSRELMDQAEEELTTLLDQRHRIGPAKERDYTVRNLTEILAASEQSQKMLTILFGAVASISLIVGGIGIMNIMLVSVTERTREIGIRMAIGARQRDILLQFLAEAVLLTLLGGLIGMAIGIGGATLISQFFGWPTMVSSKAILLAFAFSGGVGIFFGFYPARKAAGLNPIEALRYE
- a CDS encoding peptidase M23; this translates as MNRRFLSTLLSLSLAVGLGSSPAAAARRLPVDRGTVTSGIGWRLDPFGSGRQVYHHGVDIAVPEGTPVYPTEQGTVLHAGLYKGYGNLVAVDHGNGYVSLYGHNATLLVKEGQKVDTATVLALSGNTGRSTGPHVHYEVRQIPGYAQKARDRMEEQLKALVAERIDGWVAEHVAGTAQGDGTDAGPRDPLAELALPSDDGFQ